One Vigna unguiculata cultivar IT97K-499-35 chromosome 7, ASM411807v1, whole genome shotgun sequence genomic region harbors:
- the LOC114190148 gene encoding MATH domain and coiled-coil domain-containing protein At3g58270-like, with translation MVNELNRSVDFEKFSWRIEDFSKQNIMKLKSKPFKIRGCTWRILVHPLRSDVNHFSVYLMVADSLPPYGWSRNTFFKLVLINQVDNNKSIEKETKQKFNGGHRSWGSFFLNLSDFYNHNQGYLVRNTCIIEAHICVSDLAPNIQVHPNCSPSHDSSSGGQATETSSDSISPRTSGSSSAEGETQNGCCSNSLTLREVVDLESLAAEEEAFIPLLEEVCIWHPNLIQCQKERTRRFRQWAFASLAQVLHFLKTKRVKDMTEKDIKNLHDLWKELVKSSGFDLAWLEPYVQSALGLKAYMEKAKQLKKLKDTVVGLEIKMKRLRGELAAAERQFEVSRRELSEVRRGFNEMDTNSPIGYAMF, from the exons ATGGTGAATGAATTGAACAGAAGTGTTGACTTTGAGAAGTTCTCATGGAGAATTGAGGATTTCTCCAAACAAAATATCATGAAATTGAAGTCCAAGCCTTTCAAAATCCGGGGCTGTACATG GAGGATCCTTGTGCATCCACTGAGGAGTGATGTGAACCATTTTTCAGTGTATTTGATGGTTGCTGATTCTTTACCACCGTACGGATGGAGCAGAAACACGTTCTTCAAGTTGGTTCTCATCAACCAAGTGGACAACAACAAATCAATCGAAAAAG AGACCAAGCAGAAGTTCAATGGGGGACATCGTAGCTGGGGTTCATTTTTCTTGAATCTAAGTGATTTCTACAACCATAACCAAGGATATCTTGTGAGGAACACCTGCATCATTGAGGCACACATCTGTGTCTCGGATTTAGCACCCAACATTCAGGTTCACCCAAACTGTTCTCCCTCTCATGACTCTTCCTCAGGTGGTCAAGCAACAGAAACATCCTCGGACAGCATCAGTCCAAGAACCTCAGGATCCAGTTCAGCAGAAGGGGAAACTCAAAATGGTTGTTGTTCAAACAGTTTGACACTGAGAGAAGTCGTGGATTTGGAGAGTTTAGCAGCAGAAGAAGAAGCCTTTATTCCACTCCTGGAAGAGGTTTGCATATGGCATCCAAACCTTATACAGTGCCAGAAGGAGAGAACTCGCAGGTTCAGACAATGGGCATTCGCATCATTAGCCCAAGTTCTGCACTTTCTCAAGACCAAAAGGGTTAAAGATATGACTGAAAAAGACATAAAGAATCTTCATGATTTGTGGAAGGAACTTGTGAAATCCTCGGGCTTTGACTTGGCATGGCTTGAGCCATATGTTCAATCAGCATTGGGTTTGAAAGCTTACATGGAAAAAGCAAAGCAATTGAAGAAACTCAAAGACACTGTGGTTGGTTTGGAGATAAAAATGAAGAGACTGAGAGGGGAACTTGCTGCTGCTGAAAGACAATTTGAGGTTTCAAGAAGAGAGTTATCAGAAGTAAGAAGAGGTTTCAATGAGATGGATACGAATTCTCCAATTGGATATGCTATGTTTTAG